One region of Juglans regia cultivar Chandler chromosome 4, Walnut 2.0, whole genome shotgun sequence genomic DNA includes:
- the LOC108992601 gene encoding protein GrpE isoform X1 gives MATILNTPTIRALLPTRPSTTIYKTPKAFCASFRHNAVKHSGLSSLPFSHLPSPLFVKFVPFASSGETETTENQGKVQEPQQVEESQEEVEEPQQVEDILDGAVGIEDGMSDDDAPGAEEVPTSAILLSLQSYKEALSSNDQSRVAEIESFLKSIEEEKIGLERKLASLSDELSAEKSRVLRISADFDNFRKRTERERLSTLTNAQGEVVESLLPVLDNFERAKAQIKVETEEEEKINNSYQSIYKQFVEILSSLGVVPVETVGNPFDPLLHEAIMREDSNEYEEGIIIDEFRRGFRLDDRLLRPSMVKVSAGPGPAKSELVESSEGHDTLESTEEGTTTESDST, from the exons ATGGCCACCATCCTGAACACTCCGACCATTCGTGCACTTCTCCCGACACGCCCAAGCACCACCATATACAAGACCCCAAAAGCCTTCTGCGCGTCCTTCAGACATAATGCAGTCAAACACTCTGGTTTAAGCTCTCTCCCGTTCTCCCACCTACCCTCCCCCCTGTTCGTGAAGTTCGTGCCTTTTGCTTCCTCTGGAGAAACTGAGACCACTGAGAACCAAGGGAAGGTTCAAGAACCTCAGCAAGTTGAGGAGTCCCAAGAGGAAGTTGAAGAACCTCAGCAAGTCGAG GACATTCTGGATGGTGCTGTTGGCATTGAAGATGGTAtgagtgatgatgatgctccTGGTGCTGAGGAAGTACCTACTTCAGCTATTCTATTATCACTCCAATCATATAAAGAAGCTTTATCAAGCAATGATCAATCCAGAGTTGCTGAAATAGAATCTTTCTTAAAATCCATTGAGGAAGAGAAAATTGGTCTTGAAAGGAAATTAGCTTCTTTGTCTGACGAACTGTCAGCAGAGAAGAGTCGAGTCCTTAGGATTAGTGCAGACTTTGACAATTTCAGGAAAAGaacagagagggagaggctTTCAACGTTAACAAATGCTCAGGGGGAAGTCGTGGAGAGCTTGTTGCCAGTATTGGATAATTTTGAGAGAGCTAAAGCCCAGATTAAGGTAGAGActgaggaggaagagaagatcaACAATAGCTATCAAAGCATATATAAGCAGTTCGTAGAGATACTAAGCTCACTTGGTGTAGTTCCAGTCGAGACAGTTGGAAACCCCTTTGATCCATTG cTGCACGAAGCAATTATGCGGGAGGATTCCAATGAGTATGAAGAAGGCATCATTATCGACGAGTTTCGCCGGGGCTTCAGGCTGGATGATAGACTCTTGCGGCCATCAATGGTAAAGGTATCAGCTGGTCCAGGGCCTGCAAAGTCTGAACTAGTAGAGTCGTCGGAAGGGCATGATACATTGGAAAGCACTGAGGAGGGCACTACTACAGAATCGGATTCTACTTGA
- the LOC108992601 gene encoding protein GrpE isoform X2, with translation MATILNTPTIRALLPTRPSTTIYKTPKAFCASFRHNAVKHSGLSSLPFSHLPSPLFVKFVPFASSGETETTENQGKVQEPQQVEESQEEVEEPQQVEDILDGAVGIEDGMSDDDAPGAEEVPTSAILLSLQSYKEALSSNDQSRVAEIESFLKSIEEEKIGLERKLASLSDELSAEKSRVLRISADFDNFRKRTERERLSTLTNAQGEVVESLLPVLDNFERAKAQIKVETEEEEKINNSYQSIYKQFVEILSSLGVVPVETVGNPFDPLVSFQVGSKSNHVLDELFRILDQVCSGFKNTWIRF, from the exons ATGGCCACCATCCTGAACACTCCGACCATTCGTGCACTTCTCCCGACACGCCCAAGCACCACCATATACAAGACCCCAAAAGCCTTCTGCGCGTCCTTCAGACATAATGCAGTCAAACACTCTGGTTTAAGCTCTCTCCCGTTCTCCCACCTACCCTCCCCCCTGTTCGTGAAGTTCGTGCCTTTTGCTTCCTCTGGAGAAACTGAGACCACTGAGAACCAAGGGAAGGTTCAAGAACCTCAGCAAGTTGAGGAGTCCCAAGAGGAAGTTGAAGAACCTCAGCAAGTCGAG GACATTCTGGATGGTGCTGTTGGCATTGAAGATGGTAtgagtgatgatgatgctccTGGTGCTGAGGAAGTACCTACTTCAGCTATTCTATTATCACTCCAATCATATAAAGAAGCTTTATCAAGCAATGATCAATCCAGAGTTGCTGAAATAGAATCTTTCTTAAAATCCATTGAGGAAGAGAAAATTGGTCTTGAAAGGAAATTAGCTTCTTTGTCTGACGAACTGTCAGCAGAGAAGAGTCGAGTCCTTAGGATTAGTGCAGACTTTGACAATTTCAGGAAAAGaacagagagggagaggctTTCAACGTTAACAAATGCTCAGGGGGAAGTCGTGGAGAGCTTGTTGCCAGTATTGGATAATTTTGAGAGAGCTAAAGCCCAGATTAAGGTAGAGActgaggaggaagagaagatcaACAATAGCTATCAAAGCATATATAAGCAGTTCGTAGAGATACTAAGCTCACTTGGTGTAGTTCCAGTCGAGACAGTTGGAAACCCCTTTGATCCATTG GTAAGCTTCCAAGTTGGCTCGAAATCCAATCATGTACTTGATGAACTTTTTCGAATACTTGATCAAGTCTGTTCAGGTTTCAAGAACACCTGGATACGCTTTTGA